The Helicobacter cetorum MIT 00-7128 region CTTCCTATAGGCATTTTCTTAGGCTATTTTTTAAGTCTTAAACGCAATCTTTTAACTAGTTTAGTAGAAACGCTTGTGTATATGCCTTTAGTCTTGCCCCCAAGCGTTTTGGGATTTTATCTTCTTTTAGCCTTCTCGCCCAACTCGTTCTTAGGGGCGTTTTTACAAGATACTTTGAATTTAAAACTAGCTTTTAGCTTTCAAGGGCTTGTTATAGGAAGCGTGATTTTTTCCTTACCCTTTATGGTAAGCCCTATTAAAAGTGCGTTAATTTCCTTACCCCCTTCTTTAAAAGAAGCGAGTTATAGCTTGGGTAAAGGGGAGTGTTACACCCTTTTTTTTGTCCTACTTCCTAATATCAAGCCTAGTCTATTGATTGCTATTATTACAACTTTCACGCACACCATAGGGGAATTTGGCGTAGTAATGATGCTTGGGGGTGATATACTAGGTGAGACAAGAGTGGCTAGCATTGCGATTTTTAATGAAGCAGAAGCTCTTAATTATGCTAAAGCCCATCAATACGCCTTAACGCTTACGCTTATAAGTTTTAGCTTGTTATTTATCACTCTATTTTTGAATAAAAAACAAAGCTCGTTTTTATGATAAAAGCACGATTTAAAAAACCCCTTTTAGGGGCTAGGGGTAAATTTGTTTTAGATATAGACCTAGAAATTGAAGAAAAAGAGATTGTAGCTTTATGTGGGGAATCAGGGGCAGGTAAAAGCACGATTTTAAGGGTGTTAGCCGGGCTTGAAAGGGTAGATGAAGGCTATATTGAAGTCAATCATTCCATATGGTTAGACACTCAAAAAAAGATTTTTTTAAAACCACAGAATAGAAAAATCGGCTTTGTGTTTCAAGATTACGCCCTATTCCCACATTTAAATGTCTATCAAAACATCGCCTTTGCTAATCCTAAAGACAAAAA contains the following coding sequences:
- the modB gene encoding molybdate ABC transporter permease subunit; this translates as MDNEFLITMRLSFSLALITTLILLPIGIFLGYFLSLKRNLLTSLVETLVYMPLVLPPSVLGFYLLLAFSPNSFLGAFLQDTLNLKLAFSFQGLVIGSVIFSLPFMVSPIKSALISLPPSLKEASYSLGKGECYTLFFVLLPNIKPSLLIAIITTFTHTIGEFGVVMMLGGDILGETRVASIAIFNEAEALNYAKAHQYALTLTLISFSLLFITLFLNKKQSSFL